CGGACGCTGGTGTGGGTGGGCCGGATCGAGCCCCCCAAGGACGTCATCGCCCTGCTGCACGCCTTCGCCGAGGTGCGCCGGTGGCAGCCGGACGCACGGCTGAGGATCATCGAGACCCGGCGCGGCGAGGACCCGGAGCCGGACGGCTATCCGGCCCACTGCCGGGCGCTGGCCGACCATCTCTTCCCCGACGAGGCGGCGGACGCCCACTCCGCCGGTGACAGCCCCGTCTCCTTCGAGCGGCTCGGCGACCCCGAGGTGCCGAGCCTGGCCGACGCCTATGGGGCGGGCTGCGTCGTGGTGCTCTCCAGCGTGGTCGAGGGCTTTCCGGTCGGGCTGGTCGAGGCGATGTTCTGCGGACGGGCCACGGTGTCCACGGATGTGGGCGCGGTGTGCGAGGTCATCGGGGGCACCGGCCTTGTGGTGCCCCCGCGCAACCCCCGGGCGCTCGCGGACGCGTGCCTGGCGTTGCTGAGCGATGCCGAGCGCTGTGCGCGCCTGGGCGCCGCCGCGCGCGCCCGTGCGCTGGAGCTGTTCACCGTCGAGCAGAACGTCGCGGCCTTCCGCGGGATCTATCTGGAGCTGATGTCGCACTGCCCGGTGCCGCGTGAGGAGGTCGGCGAGGGCGGCGGGCCACTGCCGTTCGCCCGTCCCGCCGAGGCCCATGTGCCGGGGCGCTGGACCGCGGGCCGCGACGGTGACGGATTCGGGCACCGGCCGCCCGGTCCTGCCGCCTCCCGCCCCGCCCCGGAGCACACCCCCACCTGGGCCGGTCCACCGCCACCCGAGCCGCTGGGCGTGGGCCCGCGCCCGTCCGAGGAGGGGGCATGACCACGCCTTCCCGGTGGAACGGCCCGTTCGATCCGGCTTCCGCCGACCGCGGCCCCGCCCCGGATCGTGGCCCCGCCTCTGACAGCGGCCCCGCCTCTGACAGCGGCCCCGCCTCCGATCGCGGACTCGCCGCCCTGTCCGGGGCCGCTCGGGTGCCGGTCTCCGGGGTGCCGGTCTCCGGGGTGCCGGTCTCCCGGCGGCCGGACGAGGCGTCCGCGCGCACCGGCGCCGGGAAGGGGCAGGTGAAGGGGCGGCGCGGGCCCGCCGATCCGGTGCGGGCGCTGATGCACCGCCACCACGACCTGTGCGCCCGAGCCGTCGATCCGCTGGAGATCGCCGCCGGGCTGGAGGCCCACGGTGTGACGGACCGCACCGCCGCGCGCTTCCGGCACCGCGATGTCTTCTCGCTCGCCGAGGAGCTGTACGCCCGGGTGCCGCGCGCCGAGGAGCCCGCGCCCCCGGCCGCCCCCGCGCCGGGGCGCGCGCCTGGCGTGCGGATGACGCTCGCGGCGCTGTGGCTGTTGCCGGGCGCCCTGTGCGCGGCGACCGCCTCCGTGGCCCTCCGCGTCGATGCCATCCGTAAGGACACCACCGTCGGCCTCGCTCTGGGCGCGGGCGGCGCCGTCCTGACGCTCATCGCCCTGTGGCTGTGTCTGCGCCGCGGCCCCCTGCGTGTCCCTGGGTGCGGGCGCGGGGGCCGTATCGCGCACGCCCTCGGCGCCGGCTGGCTGCTCGGGTACGCCGCTGCCGGGAACTGGCTGCTCACCGGGCTCCTCGACGGGCGCCGCCCCTACGACGCGGCGCCCGCGGCCGAGGCCGCCGTCCTCCTCGCCCTGGCGGCCGCGCCCGCCGCGTGGTGCGCCCGCTGGTTCGCCTTCAGAGCGCGCCGCAGGCTGGCGGTCAGCCGTGGTCTGGAGGAGTTCGCGGCGGGGGTGCGCCCGCTGTTCGCGGGCGTGGTGACGGCCTTCCTCAGCGCTCTGGCGGCCCTGGTGCTCGCGGCCCGGATCACGGTGCCCGGATCGCCTCCCGCCGCCGCGCCCCTCTCGACGGCCGAGGCCGCCGTCGTGGCGCTCTGCGGGCTGCTGTTCCTCGCCCGGCTGCTCGCCGTCCACGGCTTCCGCAGGGCCGCGCTCGGCGGCATCGCCGTGGCCTGCGCGGTCCAGGCCGTGGCCCTGGCGACGGCGGCGGCCGCCCGGCTGCCGGGCGCCGCGCCGCTCGGGGAGCCCGTGGCACGGCTGACCGCCACCCAGGGCGTGGCAGCCGCCCCCGCGGCCGCCTGCGGTGCCGCCGCGCTCGTCCTGCTGATCCACGCGTTCGGCGTCCTGTGCCGGGCCTCCGCCCATGGCGGCCCCGGCGCGCGCACCGCCCGGGCCGCTCATGACATCCGTACGACCCGCACCGCCCCGTAAGGCGCCCACCGCGCCCCCATAAGGCGCCTGCCGCGTCCGTAAGGGGCCCACCGCGTCCGTAGGGCGCCCACCGAACCCGCCACCCCCCGTCCTTCCCCCCCCTCAATGAGTCCGAGGAGCAACCACATGAGCTGCGACATGACCGATCAGCGCGCCGGTACGGGGAGGCGCGACCGATGAGAGTCCTGTTGCTCGGGTCCGGCGGTTTCCTCGGCCGCTATGTGGCCGAACACCTGCTCGCCGACCCCGCCGTCCAGCTCACCGCGCTCGGCCGCGGCGACGACGCCGATGTGCGGTTCGACCTCTCCAACGGCAGCCCGGGCGCGCTCACCCGCTTCCTCAACGCGGTCCACCCCGGCGTGGTGATCAACTGCGCCGGTGCGACCCGCGGCGGGGCGCGCGAGCTCACCCGGCACAACACCGTCGCCGTGGCCACCGTCTGCGAGTCGCTGCGCCGCAGCGGCTGCGGTGCCCGCCTCGTCCAGATCGGCTGCTCCTCCGAGTACGGGCCCTCGCAGCCCGGCTCCTCGACCGCCGAGGACGCCGTGCCGCGCCCCGGCGGCCCGTACGGTGTGAGCAAGCTCGCCGCCACCGAGCTGGTACTGGGCTCCGGGCTGGACGCGGTGGTGCTGCGGGTGTTCTCGCCCGTGGGCCCCGGCACTCCGGCCGGTTCGCCGCTGGGGCGGCTCGCGGAGGCGATGCGGCGCGCGATGCAGTCCGGGGAGAGCGAGCTCAAGCTGAGCGGCCTGGGCGTGCAGCGCGACTTCGTGGACGTACGGGACGTGGCGCGGGCGGTCCATGCGGCCTCGCTGTCGGCCGCGCAGGGCGTGGTCAACATCGGCAGCGGGCGCGCCGTAAGGCTGCGCGAGGCGGCCTCCGTGCTCGCCAGGGTCGCCGGGTTCGGCGGCGCCCTGCACGAGATCGACAGCCCGCCGGGGCGCGGGGGACCGCATCACGTCCCGGCCGCCGCGGTCCACGTCCCGGCGCCGGGGCATCCCCATGGCGCGGCCCACGGCCATGCCACCGCCCACGGCCACGCCCCCGCCCACCCCCAGGTGGCGGGCGAGCACGGCGGCGGCCCGGCGGGCGCCGGCGGCGCCACCACCTACCCCTACCCGGACGGCTGCGGGGGCTGGCAGCAGGCCGATGTGCGCACCGCCCGCGACCGGCTCGGCTGGCGCTCCAGGATCCCGCTGGAGGAGTCGCTCGCCGACATCTGGATGGAGGCGGCATGTCGCATCTGATCCCCGCGGACCCCGGGCACGAGGTCCCGGCCACCGCCGCCCGGCTGGGCTTCGGAGTGCCCGGCTACGCCCACCCCCTGGTGGCGCCCACCGAGTGGGCCGAGCTCACCCGCCCCGGCGCGCCCCTGCACTGGGCGGTCCTCAACGTCGCCCGCGGCCCCGGCTCGCGCAGGGATCCGCACTGCCTCACGGCGGCGGCCCGGCTGCGCGCCACGGGCGTACGGGTGCTGGGCCATCTCGACCTGCGGTGCGGCACCCGCCCCTTCGGCGAGGTGATCAGTGACGCGAACCACTTCCTGGACTGGTACCAGGTGGACGGCTTCTGTCTGGAGCGCTGTCCGGTGGACCGCCCAGGACTGCCCGAGGTGCGTCGTACGGCGGCCACGCTGCGCGCGCTGCTGGGCGGGGCCTATCTGGTGCTCGGCCAGGGCATCCATCCGCATGAGGGCTATATGGAGCTCGCCGATCAGCTGGTGACCTTCCGGGGCTCATGGCCCGACTACCGTTGGTCCCAGGTGGCAGAGTGGACCGCGGGGTATCCGCCCGAACGGTTCTGCCACCAGGTGCACGGCGTTCCCCGCCGACATCTCGGGGAAGCGCTGAGGATCGCCCGCTGGCAGGGCGCGGGCACGATCTACTTCACCGACCGTACAGCCCATCCCGAGGGGCGGACCTGCACCGATTCCCCCTGGACGGCCCTGCCCGGCTACTGGGACGAAATCGTCTCGCGACTCGGACCACGTGTCATGGAATGAGATGGGGCGTGGCAGTGTTACGAGAAGAAAACCACCCCGCTCACGCGGGGGTGAACCGTCTGCTCCCTCCCCTTACGGAGTCCCCGTGTCGCTGCCACCCCTGGTCGAGCCGGCTCCCGAGCTCACCGTCGACGAGGTCCGCAGGTACTCGCGCCATCTGATCATCCCCGATGTCGGGATGGACGGGCAGAAGCGGCTGAAGAACGCCAAGGTGCTCTGTGTGGGCGCGGGCGGCCTCGGCTCCCCGGCCCTGATGTACCTCGCCGCGGCCGGCGTGGGCACCCTCGGCATCGTGGAGTTCGACGAGGTCGACGAGTCCAACCTGCAGCGCCAGATCATCCACAGCCAGGCGGACATCGGCCGGTCCAAGGCGGAGTCCGCCCGTGACTCGGTCCTGGGCATCAACCCGTATGTGAACGTCGTGCTGCACGAGGGCCGTCTCGAGGCGGACAACGTGATGGAGATCTTCTCCCAGTACGACCTGATCGTGGACGGCACCGACAACTTCGCCACCCGCTACCTGGTCAACGACGCGTGCGTGCTGCTGAACAAGCCGTACGTGTGGGGTTCGATCTACCGCTTCGACGGCCAGGCGTCGGTCTTCTGGTCCGAGCACGGCCCCTGCTACCGCTGCCTGTACCCGGAGCCCCCGCCGCCCGGCATGGTCCCGTCCTGCGCCGAGGGCGGCGTGCTGGGCGTGCTGTGCGCCTCCATCGGCTCCATCCAGGTCACCGAGGCCATCAAGGTGCTCACCGGCACCGGGGACCCGCTGGTCGGCCGTCTGATGATCTACGACGCCCTGGAGATGACCTACCGCCAGGTCAAGGTCCGCAAGGACCCGGACTGCGCGGTCTGCGGCCCGAACCCGACCGTCACCGAGCTGATCGACTACGAGGCGTTCTGCGGTGTGGTGTCGGACGAGGCCCAGGAGGCGGCGGCCGGTTCGACGATCACTCCCAAGCAGCTCAAGGAGTGGATCGACGACGGCGAGAACATCGACATCATCGATGTCCGCGAGCCCAACGAGTACGAGATCGTCTCGATCCCCGGCGCCCGGCTGATCCCGAAGAACGAGTTCCTGATGGGCGGCGCCCTCCAGGATCTTCCGCAGGACAAGAAGATCGTCTTGCATTGCAAGACGGGTGTCCGGTCGGCGGAAGTCCTGGCCGTGCTGAAGTCCGCGGGCTTCTCCGACGCCGTCCATGTGGGCGGCGGCGTGATCGGCTGGGTCAACCAGATCGAGCCCGACAAGCCGGTCTACTGATCTCCGGTACGCACCGCCCGTAAGGGGGCCGGACCGCCGCGCCGACGGCGATCCGGCCCCCTTACGGCTGTCGTCGGCCCCTTACGGCTGCCGCGAGAGCGTCAGCGGCACGTCTTGCCGCCCGCGGGCACCTTCCCGTCCAGCAGATAGGCGTTCACGGTCTTCGTCATACACGCGTTGCCGCTGTTGTACGCGCCATGGCCCTGCCCCTTGTAGGTGACCTCGACGCCCACGCCCTTGCCCAGCTCCCGCACCATCTTCCGGGCCCCCTCGTACGGGGTGGCCGGGTCGCCGGTGTTGCCGACCACGAGGATCGGCGCCGAGCCCTCGGCGCTGACGTCAGGGGTGTCCGTGGTGCCGTCCACCGGCCAGCCGGTGCAGCCGAGCATGCCCCAGGCCAGATACTCGCCGAAGACCGGTGACGCCTTGCGGAAGCGCGGCAGCTGGGCCTTCACATCGGTCACCGTGTAACGCTGCCGGTCGTCCACGCAGTTGATGGCCGCGTTGGCGGCGTTGATGTTGCTGTAGCGGCCGTCCTCGTCGCGGCCGGACATCGAATCGGCCATCGCGAGCAGCATGTTGCCCTCCTCGAGCTGCATCGCCTCCTGCAACCCGAGCGTCAGGTACTTCCAGCTCTCCTTGTCGTAGAGCGCGGCGGCGATACCGCTCAGCGCCCCGTCCTGGGTGAGCTTGCGGCCGCTCTCGGTGGACAGCGGCTTCTTGTCGAGCTTCTTCAGGAAGGCCACGATGCGGTCGGTGCCCGCCGCCGGGTCGCCGCCGGTCGGGCAGGCCGTGCCCTTCTTGGCGCAGTCCGCGAGGTAGTTGTCGAGCGCGAGCTGGAACCCCTTCGCCTGGCCGTAGGAGCCCTGCTCGGGGTCCTCGGTGGGGTCGACCACGGCGTCCAGGACCGCGCGCCCCACCCGCTTCGGGTACAGGTGGGCGTAGACGCCGCCGAGTTCGGTGCCGTAGGAGATGCCGAAGTACGACAGCTTGTCGTCGCCCAGCACCTGCCGCATGAGGTCCATGTCACGCGCGGCGCTCACGGTGTCCACATGGCCGAGCACCTTGCCGGAACGCTTCTCGCAGCCCTTGATGAACGCCTTGGCATCGGCCATCGCGGTCTTGACCTCGGCGTCGTCGTCCGGGGTGCTGTCCACGGCGTCCGAGGCGTCGATCTCCTTGTCGCTCCGGCACCGCACCCCGGCGCTCTCGCCGACCCCGCGCGGATCGAAGCTCACCAGGTCATAGCGTGAGCGCAGGGTGTCGTAGGCGGTGGCGAAACCGGGGAGCGAGGAGACACCGGAGCCGCCGGGGCCGCCGAAATTGAACACCAGGGAGCCGATGCGCTCGCCCGATCCGGTGGCCTTGGCGCGGATCATGGCCAGATCGATCGTTTCGCCTCTGGGCTTCGCGTAGTCCAGCGGCGCCTTGAGAGTGGCGCATTCCCACTCGCTTCCCGGCTTCTCACCGGTGCCCTGCATCGCGGTCGGGGCAGGGCAGGACGACCAGTTGAGCTTCTGACCGGTGAGCGAGCCCGGCAGCCCGGAACCCGAAGGCGCGGCCGGGGCCGACGCCGAGGGCTCGGACGACGCCTTGCCCTGCTCGTTTCCCCCGTCGTCGTCGCAGCCCGCGACGGCGAGGAGGGTGACCATGGCGGTCATGGAGACCAGCGCCCTGGTCCGTATGGTGCGTGGGGAACTCGGCATATCCGGAGATCCTATGAGGAGGCGGGGGCGGAATCGTCCGCAACTCTTCTCAAAGCCGTCACGGTTCGCGCCTTCGTACGGCGGGCCCGGCCACGGACCCCGGCTCTAGGCGCAGACTTTGCCCTTCGGCGGCACCGTGCCCTGGAGCAGATAGGCGTTGACCGTCTTACGGACACAGGCGTTGCCGCTGTCGTACGCCCCATGGCCCTCGCCCTTGTAGGTGAGCTGGACGCCGACCCCGGGGCCCAGCTCCTTCGCCATCCGCGCGGCACCCTCGTACGGGGTCGCCGGGTCACCGGTGTTGCCGACGACCAGGATCGGTGCGGCCCCCTTGGCGCTCACGTCGGGCGTGGTCCAGGCGCCGTGGACCGGCCAGTCGGCGCACTGGGTCAGGCCCCACGCCATCATGTCGCCGAAGACGGGGGAGACCTTACGGAAGGCGGGCAGCTTCCGCTCGATGTCCGGGACCGTATAGCGCTGCCTGAAGTCGGCGCAGGTGATGGCGGTAAGGGCGGACTGGAGGGTGCTGTAGCGGCCGTCCGGGCCGCGTCCGTTCATCGCGTCCCCCAGGGCCAGCAGGATCCTGCCGTCGCCCTGTTGGGCGGCGGCGATCCCCTGGGTGAGGTACTGCCAGTACTCCCGCGAGTACAGGGACTGCGCGATACCGCCGTCGGCCAGGGACTCGGTCAGCTTCCGGCCGCCGTAGCCGCGCACCGGACGGCCGTCGAGCCGCTTCAGCAGCGTGCGGATCCGGTTCTGGGTGGGGCAGCTGTAGACGCTGGTCCTGGTGCATGCCTTCAGATAGTCGTCGAGGGCGCGCTGAAACCCCTTGGCCTGGCCGAGCGCGCCCTGTTCGGGTGTCTGCATGGGGTCCACGACCCCGTCGAAGAGGGCGCGCCCCACCTGCTTCGGGTACAGGTGGGCGTAGACGCCGCCGAGTTCGGTGCCGTAGGAGACGCCGAAGTAGTGCATCTTCTTGTCGCCGAGGACCCGCCGCATGAGATCCATGTCACGGGCGGCGTTGGTGGTGCCGACGTACGGCAGGATCGTGCCGGAGTTCTTCTCGCATCCGGTGGCGTAGGTCTTCACCCGGCGGACCAGGCTCTTCACCTCGGCGTTGTCGTCCGGGGTGGAGTCGGCGGCGTAGTAGGCGTCGAGCTGCCGGTCCCCGAGACAGCGCACCCCGCTGCTGCGGCCGACCCCGCGCGGATCGAAACTGACCAGGTCGTAGCGGGTGCGCAGTTGCTTGTAGCTGCCCGCGAGCGCCGGGAGGGTGGCCACGCCCGAGCCGCCGGGGCCACCGAAGTTGAAGATCAGGGAGCCGATCCGATGGCGCCGGTCGGTGGCCTTGGCGCGGATCATGGCGATGCCGATGGTCTTGCCGTGCGGCTTGCGGTAGTCCAGCGGCACATGGAGCGTCGCGCACTCCCACTCCCCGCCCGGGGCCTTGGTGGCGGCCGCGTCCTGGCTCGAGGAGGGGGCGGGACAGCCGGCCCAGTGCGGCTTCTGGTGGGCCGAGGTGTCCGGCCGTCCCCCGCCGCCACCGCATCCGGCGGCCAGGGCGGTCAGCAGCAGGGCGGCGGACAGCGCACCGAGGCGCAGAGGTCGGGACACGGCGGCTCTCCCATGGGTGGGGGTACCGCCATCGTGA
This genomic interval from Streptomyces asiaticus contains the following:
- a CDS encoding NAD-dependent epimerase/dehydratase family protein encodes the protein MRVLLLGSGGFLGRYVAEHLLADPAVQLTALGRGDDADVRFDLSNGSPGALTRFLNAVHPGVVINCAGATRGGARELTRHNTVAVATVCESLRRSGCGARLVQIGCSSEYGPSQPGSSTAEDAVPRPGGPYGVSKLAATELVLGSGLDAVVLRVFSPVGPGTPAGSPLGRLAEAMRRAMQSGESELKLSGLGVQRDFVDVRDVARAVHAASLSAAQGVVNIGSGRAVRLREAASVLARVAGFGGALHEIDSPPGRGGPHHVPAAAVHVPAPGHPHGAAHGHATAHGHAPAHPQVAGEHGGGPAGAGGATTYPYPDGCGGWQQADVRTARDRLGWRSRIPLEESLADIWMEAACRI
- a CDS encoding spherulation-specific family 4 protein, coding for MSHLIPADPGHEVPATAARLGFGVPGYAHPLVAPTEWAELTRPGAPLHWAVLNVARGPGSRRDPHCLTAAARLRATGVRVLGHLDLRCGTRPFGEVISDANHFLDWYQVDGFCLERCPVDRPGLPEVRRTAATLRALLGGAYLVLGQGIHPHEGYMELADQLVTFRGSWPDYRWSQVAEWTAGYPPERFCHQVHGVPRRHLGEALRIARWQGAGTIYFTDRTAHPEGRTCTDSPWTALPGYWDEIVSRLGPRVME
- the moeZ gene encoding adenylyltransferase/sulfurtransferase MoeZ; amino-acid sequence: MSLPPLVEPAPELTVDEVRRYSRHLIIPDVGMDGQKRLKNAKVLCVGAGGLGSPALMYLAAAGVGTLGIVEFDEVDESNLQRQIIHSQADIGRSKAESARDSVLGINPYVNVVLHEGRLEADNVMEIFSQYDLIVDGTDNFATRYLVNDACVLLNKPYVWGSIYRFDGQASVFWSEHGPCYRCLYPEPPPPGMVPSCAEGGVLGVLCASIGSIQVTEAIKVLTGTGDPLVGRLMIYDALEMTYRQVKVRKDPDCAVCGPNPTVTELIDYEAFCGVVSDEAQEAAAGSTITPKQLKEWIDDGENIDIIDVREPNEYEIVSIPGARLIPKNEFLMGGALQDLPQDKKIVLHCKTGVRSAEVLAVLKSAGFSDAVHVGGGVIGWVNQIEPDKPVY
- a CDS encoding alpha/beta hydrolase — translated: MPSSPRTIRTRALVSMTAMVTLLAVAGCDDDGGNEQGKASSEPSASAPAAPSGSGLPGSLTGQKLNWSSCPAPTAMQGTGEKPGSEWECATLKAPLDYAKPRGETIDLAMIRAKATGSGERIGSLVFNFGGPGGSGVSSLPGFATAYDTLRSRYDLVSFDPRGVGESAGVRCRSDKEIDASDAVDSTPDDDAEVKTAMADAKAFIKGCEKRSGKVLGHVDTVSAARDMDLMRQVLGDDKLSYFGISYGTELGGVYAHLYPKRVGRAVLDAVVDPTEDPEQGSYGQAKGFQLALDNYLADCAKKGTACPTGGDPAAGTDRIVAFLKKLDKKPLSTESGRKLTQDGALSGIAAALYDKESWKYLTLGLQEAMQLEEGNMLLAMADSMSGRDEDGRYSNINAANAAINCVDDRQRYTVTDVKAQLPRFRKASPVFGEYLAWGMLGCTGWPVDGTTDTPDVSAEGSAPILVVGNTGDPATPYEGARKMVRELGKGVGVEVTYKGQGHGAYNSGNACMTKTVNAYLLDGKVPAGGKTCR
- a CDS encoding alpha/beta hydrolase, which gives rise to MSRPLRLGALSAALLLTALAAGCGGGGGRPDTSAHQKPHWAGCPAPSSSQDAAATKAPGGEWECATLHVPLDYRKPHGKTIGIAMIRAKATDRRHRIGSLIFNFGGPGGSGVATLPALAGSYKQLRTRYDLVSFDPRGVGRSSGVRCLGDRQLDAYYAADSTPDDNAEVKSLVRRVKTYATGCEKNSGTILPYVGTTNAARDMDLMRRVLGDKKMHYFGVSYGTELGGVYAHLYPKQVGRALFDGVVDPMQTPEQGALGQAKGFQRALDDYLKACTRTSVYSCPTQNRIRTLLKRLDGRPVRGYGGRKLTESLADGGIAQSLYSREYWQYLTQGIAAAQQGDGRILLALGDAMNGRGPDGRYSTLQSALTAITCADFRQRYTVPDIERKLPAFRKVSPVFGDMMAWGLTQCADWPVHGAWTTPDVSAKGAAPILVVGNTGDPATPYEGAARMAKELGPGVGVQLTYKGEGHGAYDSGNACVRKTVNAYLLQGTVPPKGKVCA